Part of the Lebetimonas natsushimae genome is shown below.
GGAGAGGAAAAAATTGATGTAATTTTAGTTGATGATATTAAAACCACAGGTACAACTTTAAATGAAGCAAAAGAAGTTTTATCAAAATATGGTGTTAATGTATATTTAAGTGTTGTTTTAGCAAATTTATGCCATTAAATTTGGTATAATCTTAATTAAAAAAAGGATATGAATGCAAATTATTCCTGTAAGTATTGAAGATACTCTCGCAAAAAGCTATTTAGAATATTCTATGAGCGTAATTGTTGGAAGGGCTCTTCCTGATGTAAGAGACGGGCTCAAGCCTGTTCATAGAAGAATTCTTTATGCAATGTATAAAATGGGAATTACTTCAAATTCAGCTTATAAAAAATCTGCAAGAATTGTAGGGGACGTTATAGGTAAATATCATCCTCACGGAGACAGTGCGGTTTATGAAGCACTTGTAAGGATGGCTCAGCCTTTTTCTATGAGAATGCCTTTAATTGACGGACAGGGTAACTTCGGTAGCATAGACGGTGACAATGCCGCAGCTATGAGATATACTGAAGCTAGACTTACAAAAATTGCAGAAGAATTACTTAAAGACATAGATAAAGACACGGTTGATTTTGTGCCAAATTATGACGGCAGCGAAAAAGAACCTGTTGTTTTACCTGCAAGATTTCCAAATCTTTTAGTTAATGGGAGCAGTGGTATTGCAGTCGGTATGGCTACAAATATTCCTCCACATAATTTAAGTGAACTTATTGATGCCTTAATTTATATGATCGATAATAAAGAAGCTGATCTTGAAGATATTTTACAATTTGTAAAAGGTCCTGATTTTCCAACAGGTGGAATTATATTTGGAAGAGGCGGAATTATTGAAGCTTACAAAACCGGAAGAGGCAGTATTAAAATCAGGGCAAAACACCATATAGAACATAAAGGGAATAAAGAAGTCATTGTAATTGATGAAATTCCTTATCAGGTAAATAAAGCTAAATTAATTGAAAAAATAAGTGAACTGGTTAAAGATAAAATAATTGACGGAATCAGTGAAGTGAGAGATGAAAGCGACAGAGAAGGAATTAGGGTAGTAATTGAGCTTAAAAAAGATGCAATGAGTGAAATTATTTTAAACAATTTATACAAGCACACTCAAATGCAGGTTAGTTTTGGGGTAAATATGCTTGGAATTTATGATAAACAGCCAAAACTTTTTAATCTTTTTGAACTTCTTGATATTTTTATTAAACATAGAAAAACAGTGGTAATAAGAAGAACAATTTATGAACTTGAAGAGGCAAAAAGAAGAGCGCATATATTAGAAGGTTTAAGAATTGCGCTTGCAAATATTGATGAAGTGGTTGAGCTTATTAAAAAATCCGCTGATACAAAAGAAGCAAAAGAAAATTTAATCAACAGATTTGAACTTAGTGATATTCAAGCCCAAGCTATCCTTGATATGAAACTTTCACGTTTAACTTCCCTTGAAATAGAAAAGCTTGAAAAAGAATACAAAGAACTGATGGAAAAAATAGAATATTTAAATTCTATTTTAAAAAGTGAAGAGGTTTTGAACGGTGTTATCAAAGATGAACTTCTTGAAATTAAAAAGAAATATCCCACACCTAGACTTACTGAAATAGTTGACGATTATGATGAAATTGATATAGAAGATTTGATTCCAAATGAAGAAATGGTGGTAACTATTACTCACAGGGGTTATGTAAAAAGAGTGCCTCTTAAAATTTACGAAAGACAAAACAGGGGAGGTAAAGGTAAAAAAGCTTTAACTACATACGAAGATGATTTTATAGAAGATTTTTATGTGGCTAAAGCACACGATACTCTCATGATTATTACAAATAAAGGTCAATTACACTGGCTTAAAGTTTATAGAATACCTGAAGGCAGCAGAACCAGTAAAGGTAAGGCAATTGTAAACCTGATAAACCTTGATAAAGATGAGAGAATTCAAACAATTATAAAAACAAGTGATTTTGATGAAAATAAATCATTGGCATTTTTTACCAAAAACGGAGTGGTAAAAAGAACAAATCTGAGTGAATTTAAAAATGTAAGAAGTACAGGTATAAGGGCTATTACTATAGATGAAAATGATGAACTTGTCACAGCCAAAATAGTAAAACCTGAGGATAAAGAACTCTTTATCGTAACCAAAAAAGGTATGGCTATCAGGTTTCCTGTGGATACAGTAAGAGAAATGGGAAGAAGTGCAAGAGGTGTTAAAGGAATTACATTTAAAATAGAAGGTGATGAAGTGGTGGGAGCATTGGCACTCA
Proteins encoded:
- the gyrA gene encoding DNA gyrase subunit A, whose protein sequence is MQIIPVSIEDTLAKSYLEYSMSVIVGRALPDVRDGLKPVHRRILYAMYKMGITSNSAYKKSARIVGDVIGKYHPHGDSAVYEALVRMAQPFSMRMPLIDGQGNFGSIDGDNAAAMRYTEARLTKIAEELLKDIDKDTVDFVPNYDGSEKEPVVLPARFPNLLVNGSSGIAVGMATNIPPHNLSELIDALIYMIDNKEADLEDILQFVKGPDFPTGGIIFGRGGIIEAYKTGRGSIKIRAKHHIEHKGNKEVIVIDEIPYQVNKAKLIEKISELVKDKIIDGISEVRDESDREGIRVVIELKKDAMSEIILNNLYKHTQMQVSFGVNMLGIYDKQPKLFNLFELLDIFIKHRKTVVIRRTIYELEEAKRRAHILEGLRIALANIDEVVELIKKSADTKEAKENLINRFELSDIQAQAILDMKLSRLTSLEIEKLEKEYKELMEKIEYLNSILKSEEVLNGVIKDELLEIKKKYPTPRLTEIVDDYDEIDIEDLIPNEEMVVTITHRGYVKRVPLKIYERQNRGGKGKKALTTYEDDFIEDFYVAKAHDTLMIITNKGQLHWLKVYRIPEGSRTSKGKAIVNLINLDKDERIQTIIKTSDFDENKSLAFFTKNGVVKRTNLSEFKNVRSTGIRAITIDENDELVTAKIVKPEDKELFIVTKKGMAIRFPVDTVREMGRSARGVKGITFKIEGDEVVGALALKDEYQEILTVSEKGFGKRTEANLYRLTNRGGKGVIAMKLTNKTGDLVGVVATEENHDLMVLTSSGKMIRVSIDSISKTGKNTQGVRIVKLDNEDKVVSIAKTPSEKMENLEEN